A genomic window from Equus asinus isolate D_3611 breed Donkey chromosome 25, EquAss-T2T_v2, whole genome shotgun sequence includes:
- the LOC106833977 gene encoding transmembrane epididymal protein 1A-like, with protein MGTFAGHLYPGLFLVFYGLYQAIVVSKAAIFNDSLLYPSRPLRNKGRWARLWKLCYGGLLKMVTGSLLIAYEISCVTGGLKLMNRELPPRFMYPKQWQHLTMFILLSLNGCVDVTSKNLLPQRCVLLEKGTLVLTVYVLLLLLVSHVQDSSGVELQIHSLLILVVFLLMLVLTVELWAPDTFYLLMIETLLFLLMGSWLIQAAFILYRPVTGYPWQDDDISDIMFITTFFCWHLMINALCLLGIYGVSFFWHRCHSPNLKLMVTKEAPYAKSTVGSLYKLLQEGEQAEKEEQALLLSKSSP; from the coding sequence ATGGGAACCTTTGCTGGTCATTTGTACCCAGGGCTGTTTCTAGTCTTCTATGGACTGTATCAGGCAATAGTGGTCTCCAAAGCTGCGATATTCAATGACTCTCTCCTGTATCCTTCACGCCCTCTCAGGAATAAGGGAAGATGGGCCAGGCTGTGGAAACTATGCTATGGAGGTTTGTTGAAGATGGTGACTGGCTCCCTCTTGATAGCTTATGAGATCAGCTGTGTCACAGGGGGGTTGAAGCTGATGAACAGGGAGCTGCCACCGAGATTTATGTACCCCAAACAGTGGCAGCACCTCACCATGTTCATCCTCCTCAGCCTCAATGGCTGTGTAGATGTCACGAGTAAGAACTTGCTGCCTCAGAGATGTGTACTCCTAGAAAAAGGTACCCTGGTCCTGACCGTCTAcgtgcttctgctgctgctggtgtcACATGTTCAGGACTCATCAGGGGTGGAGCTGCAGATTCATTCTCTGCTCATCTTGGTGGTCTTCCTGCTGATGCTGGTGTTGACTGTAGAGCTCTGGGCTCCCGACACATTTTACCTCCTGATGATCGAGACCTTGCTGTTTCTACTGATGGGCTCCTGGCTGATACAGGCAGCCTTCATTCTGTACAGACCCGTCACAGGCTACCCATGGCAGGACGATGACATCAGCGACATCATGTTTATCACCACTTTCTTCTGCTGGCATTTGATGATCAATGCTTTGTGCCTGTTGGGAATCTATGGTGTCTCTTTCTTTTGGCATCGTTGTCACAGTCCCAACTTGAAGCTCATGGTGACTAAAGAAGCTCCATATGCCAAGAGCACTGTAGGATCCCTCTACAAATTGCTGCAGGAAGGGgagcaggcagagaaagaagaacaggcTCTTCTCCTTTCAAAGAGTTCGCCCTGA
- the GLUL gene encoding glutamine synthetase, whose product MATSASSHLNKGIKQVYMSLPQGEKVQAMYIWIDGTGEGLRCKTRTLDSEPKCVEELPEWNFDGSSTFQSEGSNSDMYLVPAAMFRDPFRKDPNKLVFCEVFKYNRKPAETNLRHTCKRIMDMVSNQHPWFGMEQEYTLMGTDGHPFGWPSNGFPGPQGPYYCGVGADKAYGRDIVEAHYRACLYAGVKIAGTNAEVMPAQWEFQIGPCEGIDMGDHLWVARFILHRVCEDFGVIVTFDPKPIPGNWNGAGCHTNFSTKAMREECGLKYIEEAIEKLSKRHQYHIRAYDPKGGLDNARRLTGFHETSNINDFSAGVANRGASIRIPRTVGQEKKGYFEDRRPSANCDPFSVTEALIRTCLLNETGDEPFQYKN is encoded by the exons ATGGCCACCTCGGCGAGTTCCCACTTGAACAAAGGCATCAAGCAGGTGTACATGTCCCTGCCTCAGGGTGAGAAAGTCCAGGCTATGTATATCTGGATTGACGGCACTGGAGAAGGACTGCGCTGCAAGACCCGGACCCTGGACAGTGAGCCCAAGTGTGTAGAAG agttgCCCGAGTGGAATTTTGATGGCTCTAGTACTTTTCAGTCTGAAGGCTCCAACAGTGACATGTATCTCGTCCCTGCTGCCATGTTTCGGGACCCTTTCCGCAAGGACCCCAACAAGCTGGTGTTCTGTGAAGTCTTCAAGTACAACCGAAAGCCTGCAG AGACCAACTTAAGGCATACCTGTAAACGGATAATGGACATGGTGAGCAACCAGCACCCCTGGTTTGGAATGGAGCAGGAATATACACTCATGGGCACAGATGGGCACCCTTTTGGTTGGCCTTCCAACGGCTTCCCTGGGCCCCAAG GTCCATACTACTGTGGTGTGGGAGCAGACAAAGCTTATGGCAGGGATATTGTGGAGGCTCACTACCGGGCCTGCTTGTACGCCGGCGTCAAGATAGCAGGGACAAATGCTGAGGTCATGCCTGCCCAG TGGGAATTCCAGATAGGACCCTGTGAAGGAATCGACATGGGAGATCATCTCTGGGTGGCCCGTTTCATCTTGCATCGTGTGTGTGAAGACTTTGGAGTGATAGTAACCTTTGATCCTAAGCCCATTCCTGGGAACTGGAATGGTGCAGGCTGCCACACCAACTTCAGCACCAAGGCCATGCGAGAGGAGTGTGGTCTGAA gtACATCGAGGAGGCCATCGAGAAACTGAGCAAGCGGCACCAGTACCACATCCGAGCCTACGATCCCAAGGGGGGCTTGGACAATGCCCGGCGCCTAACTGGATTCCACGAAACCTCCAACATCAACGACTTTTCTGCCGGCGTGGCCAACCGTGGTGCTAGCATCCGCATTCCCCGGACTGTCGGCCAGGAAAAGAAGGGTTACTTTGAAGACCGTCGCCCCTCTGCCAACTGTGACCCCTTTTCGGTGACAGAAGCCCTCATCCGCACGTGTCTTCTCAACGAAACTGGCGATGAGCCCTTCCAGTACAAAAACTAA
- the LOC106833908 gene encoding LOW QUALITY PROTEIN: transmembrane epididymal protein 1A-like (The sequence of the model RefSeq protein was modified relative to this genomic sequence to represent the inferred CDS: deleted 2 bases in 1 codon), whose protein sequence is MGHFIGHMYPGLFLVFYGLYQAIVVSKAAIFNDSLLYSSRPLRNKGRWARLWKLCYRGLLKMVTGSLLIAYEISCVTGGLKLMNRELPPRFMFPKEWQHLTMFILLSLNGCVDVTSKNLLPQRCVLLEKGTLVLTFYVLLLLLVSHVQDSSGVELQIHSLLILVVFLLMLVLTVELWAPEMFYLSLIETFLFLLMGSWLIQAAFILYRPVTGYPWQDDDISDIMFITTFFCWHLMINALCLLGIYGVSFFWHRCHSPSLKLMETKEAPYATSTVGSLYNLLQEGEQAEKEEQALLLSKSSP, encoded by the exons ATGGGACACTTTATCGGTCATATGTACCCAGGGCTGTTTCTAGTCTTCTATGGACTGTATCAGGCAATAGTGGTCTCCAAAGCTGCGATATTCAATGACTCTCTCCTGTATTCTTCACGCCCTCTCAGGAATAAGGGAAGATGGGCCAGGCTGTGGAAACTATGCTAT AGAGGTTTGTTGAAGATGGTGACTGGCTCCCTCTTGATAGCTTATGAGATCAGCTGTGTCACAGGAGGGTTGAAGCTGATGAATAGGGAGCTGCCACCGAGATTTATGTTCCCCAAAGAGTGGCAGCACCTCACCATGTTCATCCTCCTCAGCCTCAATGGCTGTGTAGATGTCACGAGTAAGAACTTGCTGCCTCAGAGATGTGTACTCCTAGAAAAAGGTACCCTGGTCCTGACCTTCTAtgtgctcctgctgctgctggtgtcaCATGTTCAGGACTCATCAGGGGTGGAGCTGCAGATTCATTCTCTGCTCATCTTGGTGGTCTTTCTGCTGATGCTGGTGTTGACTGTAGAGCTCTGGGCTCCTGAAATGTTTTACCTCTCGCTGATCGAGacttttctgtttctcctgaTGGGCTCCTGGCTGATACAGGCAGCCTTCATTCTGTACAGACCTGTCACGGGCTACCCATGGCAGGACGATGACATCAGCGACATCATGTTTATCACCACTTTCTTCTGCTGGCATTTGATGATCAATGCTTTGTGCCTGTTGGGAATCTATGGTGTCTCTTTCTTTTGGCATCGTTGTCACAGTCCCAGCTTGAAGCTCATGGAGACTAAAGAAGCTCCATATGCCACGAGCACTGTAGGATCCCTCTACAACTTGCTGCAGGAAGGGgagcaggcagagaaagaagaacaggcTCTTCTCCTTTCAAAGAGTTCGCCCTGA